A genomic window from Streptomyces mirabilis includes:
- a CDS encoding mechanosensitive ion channel family protein, whose amino-acid sequence MENVLRPLIVVGGSVVLTLLIGWAVDRVLRKADARHQETSLWGLLRRARVPFQLVLFAALLRGSYDQAKLLVEHRVGVGRTLTLILIGSAAWLVIRIATAIVETSYTRYANAHRDPARVRRVRTQVTLIQRVVSAIVAVMAVASMLLTFPAMRAAGASLLASAGILGIVAGVAAQSTLANLFAGLQIAFGDMVRLGDTVVVDGEWGTVEEITLTFLTVRTWDERRITMPVSYFTSKPFENWSRGTPQMTGIVFFHVDHSAPVEAMREQLRDILRECPAWDGRDYGLAVTDSTPNTMQLRALVTAKDADDIWTVRVTVRERMIRWLTDVHPYALPRVNTAEAILPAGWPNGRPHRPDHDDTDGAITAPTTPLTPDPPRTGPGRG is encoded by the coding sequence ATGGAGAACGTACTGCGTCCCCTGATCGTCGTCGGTGGCTCGGTCGTGCTCACGCTGCTCATCGGATGGGCCGTGGACCGCGTACTGCGCAAGGCCGACGCACGACACCAAGAGACCTCCCTGTGGGGCCTGCTGCGCCGCGCACGGGTCCCCTTCCAGCTCGTGCTGTTCGCCGCCCTGCTACGCGGCTCGTACGACCAGGCGAAGTTGCTCGTGGAACACCGGGTCGGCGTCGGCCGCACCCTGACCCTGATCCTCATCGGGTCCGCCGCGTGGCTCGTGATCCGCATCGCGACGGCGATCGTCGAGACCTCCTACACCCGCTACGCGAACGCCCACCGCGACCCGGCGCGGGTCCGCCGGGTGCGCACGCAAGTGACGCTGATCCAACGGGTGGTGTCCGCGATCGTCGCCGTGATGGCCGTCGCCTCGATGCTGCTCACCTTCCCCGCGATGCGCGCGGCCGGTGCCTCGCTGCTGGCCTCGGCCGGCATCCTCGGCATCGTCGCCGGTGTCGCCGCCCAGTCGACGCTGGCGAATCTCTTCGCCGGGCTGCAGATCGCCTTCGGCGACATGGTGCGCCTCGGCGACACGGTCGTGGTGGACGGAGAGTGGGGCACCGTCGAGGAGATCACACTGACGTTCCTGACAGTACGCACGTGGGACGAGCGCCGGATCACGATGCCGGTCTCGTACTTCACTTCCAAGCCCTTCGAGAACTGGTCCCGCGGCACTCCCCAGATGACCGGCATCGTCTTCTTCCACGTCGATCACTCGGCACCCGTCGAGGCGATGCGCGAGCAGCTCCGCGACATCCTGCGCGAGTGCCCGGCCTGGGACGGCCGCGACTACGGCCTCGCCGTCACCGACTCCACCCCCAACACCATGCAGTTGCGCGCCCTGGTGACCGCGAAGGACGCGGACGACATCTGGACGGTGCGGGTCACGGTGCGCGAGCGCATGATCCGCTGGCTCACCGACGTACACCCCTACGCCCTCCCCCGCGTCAACACGGCCGAGGCGATCCTGCCCGCGGGCTGGCCCAACGGCCGCCCCCACCGCCCGGACCACGACGACACCGACGGCGCGATAACCGCCCCCACGACCCCCCTCACCCCCGACCCCCCACGCACAGGCCCAGGCCGAGGCTGA
- a CDS encoding Na+/H+ antiporter, with the protein MDQLALLFVLMLGAVVSVPVGDRFGLPAPVLMTLLGIVLAVLDFVPNVDVPPDLILPLLLPPLLYASVRRTSWRQFTANKRPIFLLAVALVFVTTAAVAFVASAIVPGLPIAAAVALGALVAPPDPVAATAVAGQLGLPRRLVSILEGEGLFNDVTAIVLYHVAIAAAVSGTFSPWRAGLDLVLSAVVAVAIGLVLGWAANKLMSLLGDATLQIGMTLLVPFASYVLAEELHGSGVLAVLTTALFLAEYATDADDVMTRLAGYTFWDVVDTLVTGVAFGLIGLELHNAIRTASGRWGEMLGWAAAIVAVVVFVRLAYLMPATWLTKRLHAKRDYDEEIPTSWRETVIMWWSGMRGVASVALALAIPLKMDDGSPFPDRDEIIFIAFGVIMATLVLQGLTLPWLVRRLGVRADEDVEKAFEKELAVRAAKAAKRRLKEIEEVEELPEELSEQLIRRAFDIGTRISPDLGDEERREAHEQRARRVKRLRRIQGEMLSAARHEVLSARSEPGADPEIVDRVLRHLDVRSLR; encoded by the coding sequence GTGGATCAGTTGGCCCTGTTGTTCGTGCTGATGCTCGGGGCCGTGGTGAGCGTCCCGGTGGGGGACCGGTTCGGGCTGCCGGCGCCCGTCCTGATGACGCTCCTAGGGATCGTGCTGGCCGTGCTGGACTTCGTGCCCAACGTGGACGTCCCGCCGGACCTGATCCTGCCCCTGCTGCTGCCCCCACTGCTGTACGCCTCGGTGCGACGCACCTCGTGGAGACAGTTCACCGCCAACAAGCGGCCGATCTTCCTGCTCGCCGTGGCGCTGGTGTTCGTCACCACGGCGGCCGTGGCCTTCGTCGCCAGCGCCATCGTGCCGGGGCTGCCGATCGCCGCGGCCGTCGCCCTGGGCGCGCTGGTGGCGCCGCCCGACCCGGTCGCCGCGACGGCTGTCGCGGGGCAACTCGGGCTGCCCCGCCGACTGGTGTCGATCCTGGAGGGTGAGGGGCTCTTCAACGACGTGACGGCCATCGTGCTCTACCACGTCGCGATCGCCGCCGCCGTGAGCGGCACCTTCTCGCCGTGGCGGGCCGGGCTCGATCTCGTACTGTCCGCCGTGGTCGCGGTCGCCATCGGGCTGGTGCTGGGATGGGCGGCGAACAAGCTGATGTCGCTGCTCGGTGACGCCACGCTGCAGATCGGGATGACGCTGCTGGTGCCCTTCGCGTCGTACGTCCTCGCGGAGGAGCTGCACGGGTCGGGGGTGCTCGCCGTGCTCACCACCGCGCTGTTCCTCGCGGAGTACGCCACCGATGCCGACGACGTCATGACGCGGCTCGCCGGGTACACGTTCTGGGACGTGGTGGACACGCTGGTCACCGGGGTCGCGTTCGGACTGATCGGGCTCGAGCTGCACAACGCGATCAGGACGGCGTCGGGGCGGTGGGGCGAGATGCTGGGCTGGGCCGCCGCGATCGTCGCCGTCGTGGTGTTCGTACGGCTGGCGTATCTGATGCCGGCGACGTGGCTGACGAAACGGCTGCATGCGAAACGGGACTACGACGAGGAGATTCCGACCTCGTGGCGGGAGACCGTGATCATGTGGTGGTCGGGCATGCGGGGGGTCGCGTCCGTGGCCCTCGCGCTGGCCATTCCGCTGAAGATGGACGACGGGTCGCCGTTTCCCGACCGCGACGAGATCATCTTCATCGCGTTCGGGGTGATCATGGCGACGCTGGTGCTCCAGGGGCTCACGTTGCCGTGGCTGGTGCGCAGGCTCGGGGTGCGGGCCGACGAGGATGTCGAGAAGGCGTTCGAGAAGGAGCTGGCGGTTCGGGCGGCGAAGGCGGCGAAGCGGAGGCTCAAGGAGATCGAGGAGGTGGAGGAGCTGCCGGAGGAGTTGTCCGAGCAGCTGATTCGGCGGGCCTTCGACATCGGGACGCGGATCAGTCCGGATCTGGGGGACGAGGAGCGGAGGGAGGCGCATGAGCAGCGGGCTCGACGGGTGAAGCGGTTGCGGCGGATTCAGGGGGAGATGTTGAGCGCTGCGCGGCATGAGGTGTTGTCGGCGCGGAGTGAGCCGGGGGCGGATCCGGAGATCGTGGACCGGGTGCTGCGGCACCTGGACGTACGTAGTTTGCGTTGA
- a CDS encoding GNAT family N-acetyltransferase: MSGSDGARDGSHVARGDSYVVRVAEDAADREACFAVRKEVFVGEQGVPEDIEYDAYDAGALHVLAIREDGVPLGTGRLLYGPEAAAKTDGDLTVGSLGRLAVTKAARGLGVGVALVRAIEDAARARGLAAVDLHAQTQAMGFYERLGYVAYGEEFLDAGIDHRAMRKAL; encoded by the coding sequence GTGAGCGGCTCGGACGGGGCGCGGGACGGGTCCCACGTGGCGCGGGGCGACTCGTACGTGGTGCGGGTGGCCGAGGACGCCGCGGACCGTGAGGCGTGCTTCGCGGTGCGCAAGGAGGTCTTCGTCGGCGAACAGGGCGTCCCCGAGGACATCGAGTACGACGCGTACGACGCCGGTGCCCTGCATGTGCTGGCGATCCGCGAGGACGGGGTGCCGCTGGGCACCGGGCGGCTCCTGTACGGCCCGGAGGCCGCCGCGAAGACCGACGGAGACCTGACGGTCGGCTCGCTCGGCCGGCTCGCCGTGACGAAGGCGGCGCGCGGGCTCGGCGTCGGCGTGGCCCTCGTACGGGCCATCGAGGACGCGGCACGCGCGCGTGGTCTCGCCGCGGTGGACCTGCACGCGCAGACACAGGCGATGGGGTTCTACGAGCGGCTCGGGTACGTGGCGTACGGCGAGGAGTTCCTCGACGCCGGGATCGACCACCGGGCGATGCGCAAGGCTCTGTGA
- a CDS encoding RluA family pseudouridine synthase yields the protein MSTVPEIRNLPVPDGLEGERVDAAISRMFGFSRTKAAELAAAGKVTVDGSVVGKSERVHGGAWLEVEMPQAPAPVQIVAEPVEGMEIVHDDDDIVVIIKPVGVAAHPSPGWSGPTVIGGLAAAGYRISTSGAAERQGIVHRLDVGTSGLMVVAKSERAYTSLKRQFKERTVDKRYNALVQGHPDPMSGTIDAPIGRHPNHDYKWAVTAEGKPSVTHYDLIEAFRAASLLDIKLETGRTHQIRVHMAAHRHPCVGDLTYGADPTIAKRLGLTRQWLHAVRLGFEHPGDGQWAEFESDYPEDLQKALDKVREESYA from the coding sequence GTGAGCACCGTTCCCGAGATCCGCAACCTGCCCGTGCCCGACGGCCTGGAGGGCGAGCGCGTCGACGCCGCCATCTCCCGCATGTTCGGCTTCTCCCGCACGAAGGCCGCCGAGCTCGCCGCGGCGGGGAAGGTCACGGTCGACGGCTCGGTGGTCGGGAAGTCCGAGCGGGTGCACGGCGGCGCCTGGCTCGAAGTGGAGATGCCGCAGGCTCCCGCCCCCGTGCAGATCGTCGCCGAGCCCGTCGAGGGCATGGAGATCGTGCACGACGACGACGACATCGTCGTGATCATCAAGCCGGTCGGTGTGGCCGCGCACCCAAGCCCCGGCTGGAGCGGTCCGACGGTGATCGGCGGCCTCGCGGCGGCCGGGTACCGGATCTCGACCTCGGGCGCCGCCGAGCGGCAGGGCATCGTGCACCGGCTGGACGTCGGTACCTCCGGTCTGATGGTCGTGGCCAAGTCGGAGCGCGCGTACACCTCGCTGAAGCGGCAGTTCAAGGAACGCACGGTCGACAAGCGGTACAACGCGCTGGTCCAGGGGCACCCCGACCCGATGAGCGGCACCATCGACGCACCCATCGGCCGGCACCCGAACCACGACTACAAGTGGGCGGTGACGGCCGAGGGCAAGCCGTCCGTCACGCACTACGACCTGATCGAGGCGTTCCGGGCGGCCAGCCTGCTCGACATCAAGCTGGAGACCGGCCGCACCCACCAGATCCGTGTCCACATGGCGGCCCACCGCCACCCCTGCGTGGGCGACCTGACCTACGGCGCGGACCCGACGATCGCCAAGCGCCTCGGCCTGACCCGGCAGTGGCTGCACGCGGTGCGGCTCGGCTTCGAGCACCCCGGGGACGGGCAGTGGGCGGAGTTCGAGAGCGACTACCCCGAGGACCTGCAGAAGGCGCTCGACAAGGTGCGTGAGGAGAGCTACGCGTGA
- the lspA gene encoding signal peptidase II: MAEAERIIGTPDTPGAGGAEPEQSGVEGTAAPAEEPRGRRRIAVLFTVAALAYALDLVSKLIVVAKLEHHAPIQIIGDWLRFEAIRNAGAAFGFGEAFTIIFTVIAAAVIVVIARLARKLYSLPWAIALGLLLGGALGNLTDRIFRSPGIFEGAVVDFIAPKHFAVFNLADSAIVCGGILIVLLSFRGLDPDGTVHKD; this comes from the coding sequence GTGGCAGAGGCGGAGCGCATCATCGGTACGCCGGATACCCCAGGAGCGGGGGGCGCCGAGCCGGAGCAGTCCGGCGTGGAAGGGACCGCGGCCCCGGCCGAGGAGCCCAGGGGCAGGCGCAGGATCGCCGTCCTGTTCACGGTCGCCGCCCTGGCGTACGCCCTCGACCTGGTCAGCAAGCTGATCGTGGTCGCGAAGCTGGAGCACCACGCGCCGATCCAGATCATCGGTGACTGGCTGAGGTTCGAGGCGATCCGCAACGCGGGAGCGGCCTTCGGCTTCGGCGAGGCGTTCACGATCATCTTCACGGTGATCGCCGCGGCCGTGATCGTGGTGATCGCGCGGCTCGCGCGCAAGCTCTACAGCCTGCCCTGGGCGATCGCGCTCGGCCTGCTGCTGGGCGGTGCGCTCGGCAACCTGACCGACCGGATCTTCCGCTCGCCCGGGATCTTCGAGGGCGCGGTCGTGGACTTCATCGCGCCCAAGCACTTCGCGGTCTTCAACCTGGCCGACTCGGCGATCGTCTGCGGCGGCATCCTGATCGTGCTGCTGTCCTTCCGCGGGCTCGACCCGGACGGCACGGTCCACAAGGACTGA
- a CDS encoding TraR/DksA family transcriptional regulator — MVAKKTAVQQSASGRSTGPAVKDVGGKKSTSVAPAAHAANPVNTATKPAGKTATKAAVGKKAAAGKAAATKGATKKAAAKKAVAKKSVAKEAVTEESVARKAVAKKADGKSVARKNSGTARKSTSTAKKSVASAAEGAAKAAKTTGATTVVAKKTPGTATAAQNPTAVPKARIAAVEPGELAVRPGEDPWTPEEVAEARAELQSEALRLSTEISSSEESIAGLMRDSGDGAGDDQADTGTKNITREHEMALAANAREMLEQTERALDRLDAGTYGLCETCGDPIGKARMQAFPRATLCVECKQKQERRY; from the coding sequence ATGGTGGCGAAGAAGACCGCCGTACAGCAGTCGGCGTCCGGCAGATCCACGGGTCCGGCGGTCAAGGACGTGGGTGGGAAGAAGAGCACGTCGGTGGCACCCGCGGCGCACGCGGCCAATCCGGTGAACACCGCCACGAAACCGGCCGGCAAGACGGCCACGAAAGCCGCTGTCGGCAAGAAGGCGGCCGCCGGTAAAGCGGCCGCTACGAAGGGAGCCACCAAGAAGGCGGCCGCCAAGAAAGCGGTCGCCAAGAAATCCGTGGCCAAGGAAGCGGTGACCGAGGAATCGGTCGCACGGAAGGCGGTGGCCAAGAAGGCCGACGGGAAGAGCGTGGCAAGGAAGAACAGCGGCACGGCAAGGAAAAGCACCAGTACGGCGAAGAAGTCGGTCGCTTCCGCGGCCGAAGGCGCGGCCAAGGCCGCGAAGACGACGGGAGCCACGACGGTGGTTGCGAAGAAGACTCCTGGCACGGCCACGGCGGCGCAGAACCCCACCGCTGTCCCCAAGGCGCGGATCGCCGCGGTGGAGCCCGGCGAGCTCGCGGTACGCCCCGGTGAGGACCCCTGGACCCCGGAGGAGGTCGCGGAGGCGCGCGCCGAACTCCAGTCCGAGGCGCTGCGGCTGAGCACCGAGATCTCGTCGTCCGAAGAGTCGATCGCGGGCCTGATGCGCGACTCCGGCGACGGCGCGGGCGACGATCAGGCGGACACCGGCACGAAGAACATCACACGCGAGCACGAGATGGCCCTGGCGGCCAACGCGCGCGAGATGCTGGAGCAGACCGAGCGAGCGCTGGACCGGCTCGACGCGGGCACCTACGGGCTCTGCGAGACCTGCGGCGATCCCATCGGCAAGGCGCGGATGCAGGCCTTCCCGCGAGCCACCCTGTGCGTCGAGTGCAAGCAGAAGCAGGAACGCCGCTACTGA